Proteins encoded by one window of Salvia splendens isolate huo1 chromosome 7, SspV2, whole genome shotgun sequence:
- the LOC121741499 gene encoding glycogen phosphorylase 1-like isoform X4 yields MAATPVSPLAPGLPCAEPYIRSTPNLSHRRSVLFNSEPKHFNHAFISHNVISKHPRASTASQDTDFASDGSSTVAIENDDVAGSTVFVIRARNRIGLLGVITRVFKVLGLTVQGASVEFEGDFFVKSFHVTSSDGKKLEDVEDLERIRKSLMEAIDGVGDTSAGLMQAGGRGVVVKKSVSGLESLGERRAKAEKMFGLMDGFLKNDPMSLQKDILDHVEYTVARSRFNFDDFEAFQEGDAALGNGGLARLSACQMDSLATLDYPVWGYGLRYQYGLFRQVIVDGYQHEQPDYWLNFGNPWEIERIQVSYSVKFYGTVEEKASNGVKYKVWTPGETVEAVAYDNPIPGYGTRNAINLRLWAAKPSGQYDLESYNTGDYINAIVNRQKAETISYVLYPDDRSYQGKELRLKQQYFFVSASVQDIIRRFKDVHDNFDEFPDKVAFQINDTHPSLAIVEVMRMLIDEECLDWGRAWEIVCRAFSFTTHTVNTEGLEKIPVDLLGSLLPRHLQIMYDINHRFMEDLKRKIGQDYSRLERMSIVEEGIVKSIRMANLSIICSHTVNGVSKVHFELLKTRLFKDFHDLWPQKFQYKTNGVTQRRWIVVSNPGLCSLISKWLGTEAWIRNVDLLAGLQEHASNPVLQQEWTMTKTINKMRLADYIETSTGVKVSLDAMFDVQVKRIHEYKRQLMNILGIVYRYDCIKNMNKSDRKKVVPRVCIIGGKAAPGYEVAKKIIKLCHAVAEKVNGDDDVGDLLKVVFIPDYNVSVAELVIPGSDLSQHISTVGHEASGTGSMKFLMNGCLLLATADGSTVEIIEEIGAENMFLVGAKLHEDPQSGDKPARGVSIQFIRVVSMVRDGYFGFKEYFNSLCDSLEDDKDFYKLGADFSSYLEAQAMADRVFVNKEKWTCMSILSTAGSGKFSSDRTIEEYAKHAWGIEPCRCPF; encoded by the exons ATGGCTGCAACTCCAGTTTCGCCGCTCGCGCCCGGATTGCCGTGTGCTGAGCCCTACAtccgatcaactccaaatcTCAGCCACCGCCGTTCAGTGTTGTTCAATTCCGAGCCCAAGCACTTCAATCACGCCTTCATTTCGCACAATGTCATCTCCAAGCACCCACGGGCATCAACTGCAAGTCAAGATACTGATTTTGCCAGCGACGGTTCTTCCACTGTTGCAATCGAAAACGATGATGTTGCCGGCTCGACGGTCTTTGTAATCCGAGCGAGAAACAGAATCGGGCTTCTAGGGGTTATTACTCGAGTTTTCAAAGTGCTTGGTCTCACAGTCCAAGGAGCTTCAGTTGAGTTTGAAGGGGACTTCTTTGTCAAAAGTTTTCATGTTACTAGCTCTGATGGTAAGAAGCTTGAGGATGTTGAAGATCTTGAGAGAATTAGGAAGTCATTGATGGAGGCTATTGATGGTGTTGGTGATACCTCTGCCGGACTCATGCAGGCCGGCGGGAGAGGGGTGGTGGTGAAGAAATCAGTATCGGGACTGGAGTCTTTGGGAGAAAGGAGAGCAAAGGCGGAGAAGATGTTCGGATTGATGGATGGATTTTTGAAGAATGATCCGATGAGTTTGCAGAAGGATATTTTAGATCATGTGGAGTACACGGTGGCAAGGTCCAGGttcaattttgatgattttgaagcgTTTCAG GAAGGAGATGCAGCACTCGGTAATGGTGGCCTAGCCCGACTCTCAGCATGCCAAATGGATTCTTTAGCAACACTGGATTATCCAGTTTGGGG GTATGGGTTACGCTATCAGTATGGTCTATTCCGTCAGGTTATCGTAGATGGGTATCAACACGAACAACCAGATTATTGGCTGAACTTCGGAAATCCTTGGGAAATAGAGAGAATACAAGTTTCATATTCTGTGAAG TTCTATGGCACGGTTGAAGAGAAAGCCTCAAACGGAGTCAAATACAAAGTCTGGACACCTGGAGAAACA GTTGAAGCCGTTGCTTATGACAACCCAATACCTGGTTATGGAACAAGGAATGCCATTAACCTTCGACTATGGGCTGCTAAACCAAGTGGGCAATATGACCTG GAGTCATACAATACTGGGGACTACATAAATGCAATTGTAAACAGACAGAAGGCGGAAACCATAAGTTATGTCCTGTATCCTGATGATCGTTCTTATCAG GGGAAGGAATTGAGACTAAAGCAGCAATACTTCTTTGTTTCAGCATCGGTGCAAGACATCATCAGGAGATTTAAAGATGTTCATGACAACTTTGATGAATTTCCTGATAAG GTTGCTTTTCAGATAAACGATACTCACCCATCGCTTGCAATAGTTGAGGTCATGAGAATGCTTATTGATGAAGAATGTTTAGATTGGGGTAGAGCTTGGGAGATAGTATGTCGGGCATTTTCTTTCACGACTCACACGGTAAACACTGAAGGGCTGGAGAAAATTCCTGTGGATCTACTGGGAAGTCTTCTCCCGCGTCATTTGCAA ATAATGTATGATATTAATCATCGATTCATGgaagatttgaaaagaaagatTGGCCAGGACTACAGCAGACTTGAGCGGATGTCAATTGTGGAGGAAGGGATTGTGAAG AGTATCCGGATGGCAAACTTATCAATTATTTGCAGTCACACAGTCAATGGAGTATCCAAAGTACATTTTGAGTTACTTAAAACAAGATTATTCAAG GATTTCCATGACCTATGGCCTCAGAAGTTCCAGTATAAAACAAATGGAGTAACACAG AGAAGGTGGATAGTGGTGAGTAATCCTGGTTTATGCTCTCTCATCTCAAAATGGCTGGGGACAGAAGCATGGATCCGTAATGTCGACCTCTTAGCAGGTTTACAAGAGCATGCATCAAATCCTGTCCTACAACAAGAGTGGACAATG ACGAAGACAATTAATAAGATGAGGCTTGCTGACTACATTGAAACTTCGACTGGGGTTAAG GTCAGCTTAGATGCAATGTTTGACGTCCAGGTAAAGCGTATACATGAATACAAACGGCAATTGATGAATATACTTGGTATCGTGTATCGATATGACTGCATTAAG AATATGAACAAAAGTGACAGAAAGAAGGTTGTACCCCGTGTCTGCATCATAGGAGGCAAAGCTGCTCCTGGTTATGAAGTTGCCAAGAAAATTATTAAGCTATGTCATGCTGTTGCAGAAAAAGTTAAcggtgatgatgatgttggggATCTACTCAAAGTG GTTTTTATCCCGGACTATAATGTGTCTGTAGCTGAACTGGTTATCCCTGGCAGTGACCTTTCACAGCATATCAG TACTGTTGGGCATGAGGCGTCAGGAACTGGCAGTATGAAATTTCTCATGAATGGGTGCTTGCTATTAGCCACTGCAGATGGTTCCACAGttgaaataattgaagaaaTAGGAGCAGAAAACATG TTTCTTGTTGGTGCTAAATTGCATGAAGATCCACAATCAGGAGATAAACCTGCTCGAGGAGTATCTATTCAATTTATTCGAGTTGTAAG TATGGTTCGCGATGGTTATTTTGGTTTCAAGGAGTACTTCAATTCACTATGCGACTCTCTGGAGGACGACAAAGATTTTTATAAGCTGGGTGCTGATTTTTCTAGTTATCTTGAGGCTCAG GCTATGGCTGATAGAGTTTTtgtgaacaaagaaaaatggaCTTGCATGAGTATCCTTAGCACTGCTGGTTCTGGGAAATTCAGCAGCGACCGAACAATCGAAGAATATGCCAAACATGCTTGGGGGATTGAACCCTGCAGATGTCCCTTCTGA